In one Populus nigra chromosome 12, ddPopNigr1.1, whole genome shotgun sequence genomic region, the following are encoded:
- the LOC133669212 gene encoding G-type lectin S-receptor-like serine/threonine-protein kinase At4g03230, with protein MLPPTFFLYVFLFCSLLLHCLAGDTLTRNSPIRDSRGETLVSNGEKFELGFFTPNGSTERRYVGIWYYKSSPRTVVWVANRDNPLLDHSGVFSVDENGNLQILDGRGRSFWSINLEKPSSMNRIAKLMDTGNLVVSDEDDEKHLTGILWQSFENPTETFLPGMKLDEDMALISWKSYDDPASGNFSFHLDREANQFVIWKRSIRYWRSGVSDNGGSSRSEMPSAISYFLSNFTSTSVRNDSVPYITSSLYTNTRMVMSFAGQIQYLQLNTEKTWSVIWAQPRTRCSLYNACGNFGSCNSNNEVVCKCLPGFQPVSPEYWNSGDNSRGCTRRSPLCSNSATSDTFLSLKMMKVANPDAQFKANSEVECKMECLNNCQCEAFSYEEAENTKGGESESATCWIWTDDLRDIQEEYDGGRDLHVRVSVSDIESAATTCGTCGTNMIPYPLSTGPKCGDPAYLNFYCNLSSGQLNFKARGDTYRVTKINPGMHTFVIQTETADSCKSIKSNGNLLQLNQSSPFHVIRFCNVDLGNISSTISFTGGDEVEIGWDPPPEPTCFSSSDCKYWPNSTCSARIDGKKLCLCNAKFKWDGLKLKCTEAGHYSEKKDGSSIGKIPLSLIIAVALISLIALAVLSSTIVFICLQRRRMPKLRENKGTFPRNLGLHFNGSERLVKDLIDSDRFNEDETKAIDVPCFDLESLLDATDNFSNANKLGQGGFGPVYKATFPGGEKIAVKRLSSGSGQGLEEFKNEVVLIAKLQHRNLVRLLGYCVEGDEKMLLYEYMPNKSLDSFLFDRKLCVSLDWEMRYNVIIGIARGLLYLHQDSRLRIIHRDLKSSNILLDEEMNPKISDFGLARIFGGNETAANTNRVVGTYGYIAPEYALDGLFSFKSDVFSFGVVVLEIVSGKRNTGCYHPEQSLSLLGHAWNLWKEDKAMELLDQTLSKTCNTDQFVKCVNVGLLCVQEDPSDRPTVSNILFMLGSETPTLPDPKQPAFVFRRCPSSRASSSSKPDTVSNNGLTVTLEDGR; from the exons ATGCTGCCCCCTACCTTCTTTCTGTATGTGTTTTTGTTCTGTTCTTTGCTTCTGCATTGCTTGGCAGGAGATACCTTAACAAGAAACAGTCCTATTAGAGACAGTAGAGGAGAAACTCTTGTTTCTAATGGAGAAAAATTTGAACTTGGTTTCTTTACTCCTAATGGAAGCACTGAAAGAAGATATGTTGGCATTTGGTATTACAAGTCCAGTCCACGCACGGTTGTGTGGGTTGCAAATAGAGACAATCCACTTTTAGATCACAGTGGAGTCTTCTCTGTTGACGAGAATGGAAACCTTCAGATACTGGACGGGAGGGGGAGATCTTTCTGGTCAATAAATCTTGAAAAACCATCCTCTATGAACAGGATAGCCAAGCTAATGGACACTGGTAACCTGGTCGTCAgcgatgaagatgatgagaaGCACTTGACAGGAATTCTGTGGCAGAGTTTTGAAAATCCAACTGAAACATTTCTTCCAGGGATGAAATTGGATGAAGATATGGCACTCATTTCATGGAAAAGTTATGATGACCCAGCATCTGGAAACTTCAGTTTTCATCTAGATCGAGAAGCAAACCAGTTTGTCATTTGGAAAAGATCCATTAGGTACTGGAGAAGTGGAGTTTCAGATAATGGTGGCAGCTCCAGAAGTGAAATGCCTTCTGCAATATCTTACTTCCTGTCAAATTTCACCTCGACTTCAGTCCGCAATGATTCTGTTCCGTATATCACTTCATCTTTGTACACAAATACAAGAATGGTGATGAGTTTTGCTGGCCAAATTCAGTACCTGCAGTTGAATACTGAGAAGACTTGGTCCGTGATTTGGGCCCAGCCTAGGACTAGATGCAGTCTCTATAATGCTTGTGGTAATTTTGGTAGCTGCAATAGTAATAATGAAGTGGTATGTAAATGTTTGCCTGGTTTTCAGCCTGTCTCACCAGAGTACTGGAATTCTGGAGATAATTCAAGAGGATGCACCAGAAGATCACCATTATGCAGCAACAGTGCTACAAGTGACACATTTTTGAGCTTAAAGATGATGAAAGTAGCAAATCCGGATGCACAATTCAAGGCTAACAGTGAGGTGGAATGTAAAATGGAGTGCCTCAACAACTGCCAATGTGAGGCTTTCTCATATGAAGAAGCTGAAAACACTAAAGGGGGTGAATCTGAAAGTGCCACCTGCTGGATTTGGACTGATGATCTCAGGGACATTCAAGAGGAGTATGATGGTGGCCGTGATCTCCATGTACGCGTATCAGTCTCTGATATAG AATCAGCAGCAACAACTTGTGGGACTTGTGGAACTAACATGATTCCCTATCCCCTTAGCACTGGACCAAAATGTGGTGATCCCGCATACCTTAATTTCTACTGCAACCTCTCATCAGGCCAGCTTAACTTTAAGGCAAGAGGCGACACCTACAGAGTCACAAAAATCAATCCAGGAATGCACACATTTGTCATCCAAACTGAAACTGCAGATAGTTGCAAGTCCATAAAATCAAATGGAAATCTCTTACAGCTCAATCAATCGTCTCCATTTCATGTGATTAGATTTTGCAATGTTGATCTGGGTAACATTAGTTCAACTATTTCTTTCACGGGCGGAGACGAGGTTGAGATAGGTTGGGATCCGCCACCTGAGCcaacttgtttttcttcttcagacTGCAAATATTGGCCAAATTCAACTTGCAGTGCAAGAATAGATGGAAAGAAATTGTGCCTTTGTAACGCAAAGTTTAAATGGGAtggtttgaagttgaaatgtACTGAAG CAGGTCATTACAGTGAGAAAAAAGATGGTTCTTCAATAGGAAAGATTCCATTGTCTCTGATCATTGCAGTAGCTTTGATTAGTCTCATTGCTTTAGCTGTTCTCTCAAGCACCATTGTTTTCATATGTTTGCAGAGAAGAAGGATGCCGAAGCTACGAG AAAACAAGGGAACTTTTCCAAGAAATTTAGGACTTCACTTCAATGGTAGCGAGAGACTTGTCAAAGACTTAATTGACTCAGATCGGTTCAATGAAGATGAGACGAAGGCTATAGATGTGCCATGTTTTGACTTGGAAAGCCTATTAGATGCTACAGATAACTTCTCAAATGCAAACAAGCTAGGACAAGGTGGCTTCGGGCCTGTCTACAAG GCTACATTTCCAGGTGGAGAAAAAATTGCTGTCAAGAGGCTATCAAGTGGTTCTGGTCAAGGATTAGAAGAATTCAAAAATGAGGTTGTCCTGATTGCCAAGTTACAACACAGGAATCTTGTGAGGCTTCTGGGCTATTGTGTtgaaggagatgaaaagatGTTACTGTATGAGTATATGCCGAACAAAAGCTTAGACTCATTCTTATTTG ATCGAAAGCTGTGTGTGTCACTGGACTGGGAGATGCGCTATAACGTCATCATTGGAATTGCTCGAGGGCTTCTTTATCTTCACCAGGATTCCAGGTTGAGAATCATTCATAGAGACTTGAAATCAAGCAACATTCTGCTAGATGAAGAAATGAACCCCAAGATTTCCGACTTTGGCTTGGCAAGAATTTTTGGAGGCAACGAAACTGCCGCAAACACGAACAGAGTTGTTGGAACCTA TGGTTACATTGCTCCTGAGTATGCATTAGATggccttttttctttcaaatcagATGTGTTCAGTTTTGGCGTTGTTGTGCTTGAGATTGTCAGTGGAAAAAGGAACACAGGATGCTATCATCCAGAACAATCTTTAAGCCTTCTAGGCCAT GCCTGGAATCTTTGGAAAGAAGACAAGGCAATGGAGTTGTTGGACCAGACATTAAGCAAAACATGCAACACAGATCAATTTGTGAAGTGTGTAAATGTTGGGCTATTATGTGTGCAAGAAGACCCTAGTGATCGCCCCACAGTATCCAACATACTTTTCATGCTTGGAAGTGAAACTCCTACTCTTCCAGATCCTAAGCAACCTGCATTTGTCTTTAGGCGATGCCCTTCTAGTAGAGCTTCTTCATCTAGTAAACCAGACACAGTTTCCAATAATGGGTTAACAGTCACCCTAGAAGATGGCAGATAG
- the LOC133669213 gene encoding G-type lectin S-receptor-like serine/threonine-protein kinase B120, with protein MMWLCVLLLLLSISSSLLPFCASQGIIAPGKYISANQPIISASETFALGFFSMRNSTPRYYLGIWYNKIQKKTIVWVANRESSTDSLGTFALGVDGNLVVLDATKKTVWSSNVKVADSAINNTTGMLMDNGNLVLRSDEAVLWQSFDHPSDTFLPGMKLGYNRKTNQRRQLTSWTDAEDPQPGMFSFGIGTTGGPQFLIWKDNDPYSRSDVYSNSVSLAKLSKLRPFAYYLTLNLEGDDIYVTYSASENSAILRVTLVPDGRIELLLWQEINNDWLSMWQWPSTYCEFYAQCSPFSSCDPKGSQDHCKCLPGFQPKVQQEWDMRNWTGGTCVRQKALRCDKDDGFLKLVNMKLPDHSYILGNMSTNDCESRCLRNCSCAAYAYLNASDGTSGKCLNWYGDLMDLVQDFVGSDLYIRLHDRDPVGNVKSSVKFTRKNKRSIIIAVAAVSIGLLCVLFGYFIWRKSIGKQERIEETCTGMNTSIELGKSETELNIFSFNQIVAVTNDFCEENKLGEGGFGPVYKGNLMNQEVAIKRLSKKSEQGIEEFMNELKLIAKLQHTNLVRLLGCCVEGEEKMLVYEYLPNRSLDKFLFDPYEKANLDWSKRFRIIEGIAQGLLYIHKYSRLKVIHRDLKASNILLDEAMNPKISDFGMARMFGSDQTEADTKRVVGTYGYISPEYALYGKFSEKSDVFSFGVLLLELVTGKRNIEFFGAELPLTLQGWAWELWNDDRGQDLIDPSIRDTSECFERALKCIHVGLLCVQESPVDRPTMPLVVLMLGNDNASLPSPEEPAFSSIKRRKSSNVVSSSSSDHNTLSSYSNNELTITLPVAR; from the exons ATGATGTGGTTGTGTGTTCTCTTGCTCCTTTTGTCAATCTCATCTTCTCTATTGCCATTCTGTGCAAGTCAAGGCATTATAGCTCCAGGAAAATACATCAGTGCAAACCAACCCATAATTTCTGCTAGTGAAACTTTTGCATTAGGTTTCTTCAGTATGAGAAATTCAACTCCAAGGTACTATCTTGGCATTTGGTATAACAAAATTCAGAAGAAAACTATTGTCTGGGTGGCCAATAGAGAATCCTCAACTGATTCTCTAGGAACTTTTGCACTCGGGGTTGATGGAAATCTTGTGGTTTTGGATGCAACAAAGAAGACTGTTTGGTCATCAAATGTAAAGGTCGCTGATTCTGCTATAAATAACACAACGGGTATGCTGATGGATAATGGAAACCTTGTTTTGAGAAGTGATGAAGCCGTCTTGTGGCAGAGCTTTGATCATCCCTCTGATACATTCTTGCCTGGCATGAAACTTGGCTATAATCGCAAAACTAATCAGAGAAGGCAGCTTACTTCTTGGACAGATGCTGAAGATCCACAACCAGGAATGTTCTCTTTCGGGATAGGTACGACTGGAGGTCCACAGTTTTTAATCTGGAAGGATAATGATCCTTATAGCCGAAGCGATGTCTACAGCAATTCTGTGTCATTAGCGAAGTTATCCAAGTTGCGACCATTTGCTTATTACCTTACTTTAAACTTAGAAGGTGATGACATTTATGTCACTTACAGTGCCTCAGAAAACTCGGCGATATTAAGGGTCACGCTAGTCCCAGATGGGCGAATTGAGTTGTTGCTATGGCAGGAGATAAACAATGATTGGCTTTCTATGTGGCAGTGGCCTTCTACTTACTGTGAATTCTATGCTCAGTGCAGTCCATTTAGTAGCTGTGATCCAAAAGGGTCTCAGGATCATTGCAAATGTCTGCCAGGTTTCCAGCCAAAAGTTCAGCAAGAGTGGGATATGAGGAATTGGACTGGTGGCACCTGTGTGAGGCAAAAGGCATTAAGATGTGACAAGGATGATGGGTTCTTAAAGTTGGTAAATATGAAATTACCAGATCATTCATATATATTGGGAAATATGAGTACCAATGATTGTGAATCCAGATGCCTACGGAACTGCTCTTGCGCAGCTTATGCATATTTAAACGCGAGTGATGGAACTTCAGGGAAATGCCTGAACTGGTATGGGGATTTGATGGATCTTGTACAGGACTTTGTTGGATCAGATCTTTACATTCGTCTTCATGACAGAGACCCGG TTGGAAATGTTAAGAGTAGTGTTAAATTTACACGTAAAAACAAGCGCTCGATTATAATTGCAGTAGCTGCAGTTTCTATAGGGCTTCTTTGTGTTCTATTTGGCTATTTCATCTGGAGAAAAAGCATTGGAAAACAAG AGAGAATTGAAGAGACTTGTACTGGTATGAACACCAGCATTGAACTCGGAAAGAGTGAGACAGAGCTGAACATATTTAGCTTTAACCAAATAGTGGCCGTCACTAATGACTTCtgtgaagaaaataaattgggAGAAGGAGGTTTTGGCCCTGTTTATAAG GGGAACTTGATGAATCAAGAAGTAGCTATAAAAAGGCTTTCAAAGAAATCTGAACAAGGGATTGAAGAGTTCATGAATGAGTTAAAACTTATTGCAAAGCTTCAGCACACTAATCTTGTGAGGCTCTTAGGTTGTTGTGTTGAAGGGGAGGAAAAAATGTTGGTATACGAATACCTGCCGAATCGAAGCCTGGACAAGTTTTTGTTTG ATCCATATGAAAAGGCAAATCTTGATTGGAGCAAACGTTTCCGGATCATCGAGGGCATTGCTCAAGGTCTACTCTACATCCACAAGTACTCTAGATTGAAAGTGATCCATAGGGACCTAAAGGCAAGTAATATATTACTGGATGAAGCAATGAATCCTAAGATTTCAGATTTTGGAATGGCAAGAATGTTTGGTTCAGATCAAACCGAAGCTGATACCAAGCGGGTGGTCGGTACCTA CGGCTACATATCACCTGAATATGCACTGTATGGAAAATTCTCAGAAAAATCAGATGTCTTCAGCTTTGGAGTTCTTTTATTAGAGCTAGTGACCGGCAAgagaaatattgaattttttggtGCCGAGCTCCCTCTAACCCTTCAAGGATGG GCATGGGAATTGTGGAATGATGATAGAGGACAAGACCTTATCGATCCGTCGATAAGGGACACTTCTGAATGTTTCGAAAGAGCTCTCAAGTGCATCCATGTAGGGCTTTTGTGTGTTCAGGAATCTCCAGTTGATAGACCAACAATGCCATTAGTCGTTCTGATGCTGGGCAATGACAACGCATCACTTCCTTCTCCAGAAGAACCTGCATTTTCTAGTATTAAGCGTAGGAAATCTAGCAatgttgtttcttcttcttcttctgatcACAACACTTTAAGCAGTTACTCTAACAATGAGTTGACAATTACCCTGCCTGTGGCTCGATAG
- the LOC133669590 gene encoding calcium-binding protein PBP1-like, with amino-acid sequence MAGVEKRVDFEDLLPVMANKLGGEGLINELCNGFQLLMDKDRGVITMESLRRNSSFLGLQDLSDDELASMVKEGDLDGDGALNQMEFCVLMFRLSPELMQESRFWLEEAFEEELKSDGL; translated from the coding sequence ATGGCAGGAGTTGAGAAAAGAGTAGATTTTGAAGATTTGTTGCCTGTAATGGCAAACAAGCTAGGTGGGGAAGGTTTGATAAACGAGCTGTGTAATGGGTTTCAGCTGTTGATGGATAAAGATAGAGGGGTCATTACTATGGAGAGTTTGAGAAGAAATTCGTCTTTCTTGGGCTTGCAAGATTTGAGTGATGATGAGCTTGCTAGTATGGTTAAAGAAGGTGATCTTGATGGTGATGGGGCCTTAAATCAAATGGAGTTTTGTGTTTTGATGTTTAGATTGAGTCCTGAGTTGatgcaagaatcaagattctggCTTGAAGAAGCATTTGAGGAGGAGCTCAAGAGTGATGGGCTTTGA